One Thermofilum sp. genomic window carries:
- a CDS encoding 2-hydroxyacid dehydrogenase — translation MAKVFVALRLTSWEREILESALLGLAEVAYLRSESYEGIEDAEAAIALQLPLQALDRARRLRFVQVPAAGVDWLNVKELAARGITVASAKGCNARAVAEHALALIFALAKRIALQDSELKRGSWLRYVEENFLQDIEGSTLAIVGYGSIGRELARMAKALGMKVIGVRRNPQPDGVADLVCGVEELHRVLGEADYVVVALPLTEETRGLIGERELRAMKRSAYLINVGRGPVVDEKALRRALEEGWIAGAGIDVWWLYPPEEGWPSREGIHKLPNVVATHHKAGWTRKSREACLRFSAENVARFLSGLKPLNVVEPGQWY, via the coding sequence ATGGCGAAAGTTTTCGTCGCCTTAAGGCTGACCAGCTGGGAGCGGGAGATTCTCGAGTCCGCTCTTCTCGGCTTAGCGGAAGTGGCTTACCTGCGAAGCGAGTCGTACGAGGGCATCGAGGACGCTGAAGCAGCGATAGCGCTCCAGCTGCCGCTTCAAGCTCTCGACAGAGCTCGGCGTCTACGCTTCGTGCAAGTGCCTGCAGCCGGCGTGGACTGGCTCAACGTGAAGGAGCTGGCTGCGCGCGGAATCACAGTCGCCTCAGCTAAAGGTTGCAACGCTAGAGCTGTCGCGGAGCACGCGCTCGCCCTAATCTTCGCCCTGGCGAAGCGCATCGCTCTCCAGGATTCTGAGCTAAAGCGTGGCTCGTGGCTCCGCTACGTTGAGGAGAACTTCCTCCAAGACATCGAGGGGTCGACGCTGGCTATCGTCGGCTACGGGAGCATAGGGAGGGAGCTCGCTCGGATGGCTAAGGCTCTCGGCATGAAGGTCATCGGCGTGAGGAGAAACCCCCAGCCCGACGGCGTCGCAGACCTTGTGTGCGGAGTCGAAGAGCTTCACAGAGTTCTGGGCGAGGCGGACTACGTCGTCGTAGCGCTGCCTCTCACAGAGGAGACTCGCGGGCTGATCGGCGAGCGCGAGCTGAGAGCCATGAAGAGAAGCGCTTACCTGATCAACGTGGGGCGCGGCCCAGTCGTGGATGAGAAAGCGCTCCGCAGGGCTTTGGAGGAAGGATGGATCGCCGGCGCGGGTATAGACGTCTGGTGGCTCTACCCGCCTGAGGAGGGCTGGCCCTCCCGGGAGGGTATTCACAAGCTGCCGAACGTCGTCGCAACGCACCATAAGGCGGGATGGACGAGGAAGTCTAGAGAGGCTTGCCTGCGCTTCTCCGCGGAGAACGTTGCACGCTTTCTCAGCGGCCTTAAACCGCTGAACGTGGTTGAGCCGGGCCAGTGGTACTGA
- a CDS encoding DMT family transporter, which produces MSSPAATALSLIGALCFSGAAVLYRSGMQNSSISPLAANALRSLTVLPLLAAIGALTGASYEKPAQFYILAFLSMLFIFFVGDSLLLYGLGVAPISLVYPAAYTYPLFTVLFSKLLLGVNAKPSVLAAALLIIGGVTLAYWGGSGKMGGSVARGLAAGLGASVSWGLGITLNQPALYYSTPVEFTVVRLVMLLALSLPVALKELSQKRAVRAGPLVLGGLLGVGAGPLAYLYAIEMVGVVEPSVISSSTPVLALLLGGLTLKEKPGFRALLGSLLVAAGISILVLGP; this is translated from the coding sequence GTGTCTTCGCCGGCGGCGACTGCACTCTCGCTGATTGGAGCACTTTGCTTTTCAGGGGCAGCTGTCCTCTACCGCTCAGGGATGCAAAACTCCTCGATCTCACCGCTCGCAGCCAACGCGCTCCGCTCCCTGACGGTGCTCCCCCTCCTGGCAGCCATCGGGGCCCTGACAGGAGCCAGCTACGAGAAACCTGCCCAGTTCTACATTCTCGCGTTTCTCTCAATGCTCTTCATCTTCTTCGTAGGCGACTCCCTCCTTCTCTACGGGCTGGGTGTCGCTCCGATAAGCCTGGTTTACCCCGCCGCCTACACGTACCCTCTCTTCACGGTGCTTTTCTCGAAGCTTCTCCTAGGGGTGAACGCGAAGCCGAGCGTTCTCGCAGCAGCGCTGCTCATCATAGGCGGCGTCACCCTAGCTTACTGGGGCGGCTCGGGGAAGATGGGCGGCTCGGTTGCCCGCGGGCTCGCGGCAGGCTTAGGCGCTAGCGTGAGCTGGGGTCTCGGGATCACGCTCAACCAGCCGGCTCTCTACTACTCGACCCCGGTCGAGTTCACGGTAGTGAGGCTCGTGATGCTCCTTGCCCTATCCCTGCCCGTCGCTCTGAAAGAGCTCTCTCAGAAAAGAGCGGTGCGCGCCGGCCCCCTAGTTCTGGGAGGGCTTCTCGGCGTTGGCGCCGGCCCCCTAGCGTACCTTTACGCTATAGAGATGGTCGGGGTCGTGGAGCCCAGCGTCATTTCTTCCTCGACCCCGGTGCTAGCGCTCCTGCTCGGCGGGCTCACCCTCAAGGAGAAGCCCGGCTTCAGAGCCCTGCTGGGCAGCCTTCTTGTAGCTGCCGGCATCTCCATCCTGGTGCTCGGCCCCTGA
- a CDS encoding thioesterase family protein, with amino-acid sequence MPIERGSTYSRRFTVKAENTAKHIDAGGLRVLATPSLVGFVEETCRILADQHLPAEFTTVGVRVEIHHVKPAPEGAEVEVRVQVLHADERRILFWAEAWSGVEMIGYAFHERAIVSREEFARKVKTLLASRAGG; translated from the coding sequence GTGCCGATCGAGCGTGGAAGCACGTATTCGCGCCGCTTCACCGTCAAAGCTGAGAACACTGCGAAGCACATAGACGCCGGCGGCCTGAGAGTTCTAGCAACCCCTTCTCTAGTAGGATTCGTGGAGGAGACTTGCCGGATTCTCGCAGACCAGCATCTTCCAGCAGAGTTCACAACCGTCGGAGTGCGCGTAGAGATACACCACGTGAAGCCTGCTCCCGAAGGGGCGGAGGTAGAGGTTCGCGTCCAGGTTCTCCACGCTGACGAGCGGCGGATTCTCTTCTGGGCGGAGGCGTGGAGCGGGGTGGAAATGATCGGCTACGCTTTCCACGAGAGGGCTATAGTGAGTAGAGAGGAGTTTGCCCGAAAGGTGAAAACACTGCTCGCTAGCCGGGCTGGCGGCTGA
- a CDS encoding DUF131 domain-containing protein: MSLAGLALLLLVAGFAAILVGILLFVLSVLRGEEGSRVEGGAVLVVGPLPIVFGTSERVAKALLVLAIALTLVTFAVFTVLNLLR, translated from the coding sequence ATGAGCCTGGCTGGCTTGGCTCTGCTGCTCCTCGTAGCCGGCTTTGCGGCGATTCTAGTGGGAATACTACTTTTCGTGCTTTCGGTTCTGAGGGGAGAAGAGGGGAGCCGCGTGGAGGGTGGTGCAGTGCTTGTGGTGGGTCCTCTCCCGATCGTTTTCGGGACGAGCGAGCGGGTGGCGAAAGCCCTTCTGGTGCTGGCGATTGCTTTGACGCTCGTTACATTTGCTGTGTTTACCGTTCTGAACCTTCTTAGGTGA
- a CDS encoding nicotinamide mononucleotide deamidase-related protein yields the protein MEAWVFALGTEVVTGRVVNTNAAYLGRRLMLLGFQVLGSVSLVDDVQLIAEWLGRVLERRPRLIVTTGGLGPTYDDVTLEAVARALGRRLTLIEEALSMVRRKYEERGLELTPERVKMAYLPEGAEVVPNPVGTAPGCWLEHGGTIVVCLPGVPRELEAMWEGYVEPKLRGVAPLKRIAERSFTVVGVPESSAAVAVKEVLGLYPGLYVKTHPKGHETRGPVLDVYVQASAERVEDAERVAAEAVELLSQKLKALGGVVSTVGQA from the coding sequence ATGGAAGCTTGGGTATTCGCGCTGGGCACTGAAGTGGTTACCGGGAGAGTTGTGAACACGAACGCTGCGTACCTTGGTAGGCGCTTGATGCTACTGGGTTTTCAGGTCTTGGGGTCTGTGTCGCTCGTCGATGATGTGCAGCTGATCGCCGAGTGGCTCGGGAGAGTACTCGAGAGGAGGCCGCGCCTCATCGTCACGACTGGTGGGCTTGGGCCTACCTACGACGATGTCACGCTGGAGGCAGTGGCAAGGGCGCTGGGCAGGAGGCTTACGCTGATCGAGGAGGCTCTCAGCATGGTTAGGAGGAAGTACGAGGAGAGGGGGTTAGAGCTCACTCCCGAGAGGGTGAAGATGGCTTACCTGCCGGAGGGGGCGGAGGTGGTACCCAACCCCGTCGGAACGGCGCCCGGCTGCTGGCTGGAGCATGGGGGGACTATCGTTGTCTGCTTGCCGGGAGTGCCGCGCGAGCTAGAGGCGATGTGGGAGGGTTATGTCGAGCCTAAGCTCCGGGGGGTTGCGCCTCTAAAGCGCATCGCTGAGAGGAGCTTCACGGTCGTAGGCGTACCTGAGTCTTCAGCCGCTGTAGCTGTGAAGGAGGTCCTCGGGCTGTATCCGGGGCTCTACGTGAAAACCCACCCTAAAGGCCACGAGACTAGGGGTCCCGTCCTCGACGTGTACGTTCAGGCGTCGGCCGAGAGGGTTGAGGACGCGGAGAGAGTGGCGGCAGAGGCTGTAGAGCTGCTCTCCCAGAAGCTCAAGGCGCTCGGCGGTGTCGTGAGCACGGTAGGGCAAGCTTGA
- a CDS encoding HypC/HybG/HupF family hydrogenase formation chaperone — MCWGSPAVVVALDERRGTAKVDYGDGIEREVIVGIGSEKLRRGDIVLVHAGVIISKLTREGILEQISFFREVLGEEAEAADLIKVYQAVLELAERLGG; from the coding sequence GTGTGCTGGGGGTCTCCCGCGGTTGTCGTGGCGTTGGACGAGAGGAGGGGTACGGCGAAGGTCGACTACGGGGACGGCATAGAGCGGGAGGTGATAGTCGGCATAGGTTCCGAGAAGCTTAGGAGAGGCGACATCGTGCTTGTGCACGCGGGCGTCATAATCTCGAAGCTCACCAGGGAGGGTATTCTCGAGCAGATCAGCTTCTTCAGGGAGGTTCTAGGGGAGGAGGCGGAAGCCGCTGATCTCATCAAAGTGTACCAGGCTGTGCTCGAGCTCGCCGAGAGGCTGGGTGGGTGA
- the hypE gene encoding hydrogenase expression/formation protein HypE, producing MPASLRSGAVSLAQGQGGVETWELLQALVFSRVKLGRVGEGVGLDWPDDGATIPLPDGTHLVVTVDSYTVNPPFFPGGNIGSLAAAGTINDVVVMGGRPLAALDSVVVEEGFPLGDLEVIIESFVSTLEQNGVALIGGDFKVMPKGQIDRITITAVGVGIAKHPIVDKPKPGDKLIVTGPVGDHGAVILLLQMGLERAEELSHGLLRSDARPLTPLVNVLEKHHAHVHAARDPTRSGVAGTLSEWAKSTGTIIVLDGGSIPVREPVRKYAEMLGVDPLYLASEGAAVLSVSPEAAGEVLEDLRASGFEEAAVIGEVRASERYRGLVLLKTEVGGHRILEPPRGVLVPRIC from the coding sequence GTGCCGGCTTCTCTCAGGAGCGGTGCTGTGAGTCTAGCCCAAGGGCAGGGAGGTGTGGAGACCTGGGAGCTTCTCCAGGCTCTGGTGTTCTCCCGCGTGAAGCTCGGGAGAGTGGGGGAGGGTGTGGGCCTGGACTGGCCGGACGACGGCGCCACGATACCGCTTCCCGACGGCACGCACCTCGTGGTCACGGTCGACTCCTACACGGTTAACCCGCCGTTCTTCCCGGGAGGGAATATCGGCAGCCTGGCTGCGGCCGGCACGATAAACGATGTGGTCGTGATGGGCGGCCGCCCGCTCGCAGCGCTGGACTCGGTGGTGGTGGAGGAGGGCTTCCCGCTCGGGGACCTTGAGGTGATAATCGAGTCTTTCGTCTCGACCTTGGAGCAGAACGGGGTCGCGCTGATAGGCGGAGACTTCAAAGTCATGCCGAAAGGGCAGATCGATCGCATCACGATAACGGCGGTGGGCGTCGGTATCGCTAAGCACCCCATAGTGGATAAGCCTAAGCCGGGCGACAAGCTGATCGTCACGGGTCCTGTCGGCGACCATGGAGCCGTGATCCTCCTCCTGCAGATGGGGCTCGAGCGGGCGGAAGAGCTCTCCCACGGCCTGCTGCGTAGCGACGCCCGCCCCCTGACGCCCCTCGTGAACGTCCTCGAGAAGCACCACGCTCATGTTCACGCAGCCCGCGACCCAACCAGGAGCGGAGTGGCTGGAACCTTGAGCGAGTGGGCGAAGAGCACGGGGACGATAATCGTCCTTGACGGGGGCTCTATACCCGTCAGGGAGCCTGTCAGAAAGTACGCGGAGATGCTGGGCGTGGACCCGCTGTACCTCGCCAGCGAGGGTGCGGCTGTCCTCAGCGTCAGCCCCGAGGCAGCTGGAGAAGTGCTGGAGGACCTGAGAGCGAGCGGTTTCGAGGAGGCTGCAGTGATAGGCGAGGTCAGAGCGAGCGAGAGGTACCGGGGCTTAGTCCTCCTGAAGACGGAGGTGGGAGGCCACAGGATCCTAGAGCCTCCGCGCGGCGTCCTAGTCCCGAGGATCTGCTAG
- a CDS encoding zinc metalloprotease HtpX, giving the protein MREKVSLLLSLIAVAAVMALVVQLASPYFMPGYTGFAAWWLVDMVAYALALTALFTASGVFGRFLTFRPPSLDALRAAMLAASAGVVGGVLLVIAGLASLLGTELTTQLAVVALLFALIPALFSWLLSPLLINVMYGCKHDPGLQELVNRVAARAGMKPPKAMIASASEPNAFAYSSPLFGRYVAVTRGMLEMASREELEAVIGHELGHHKHKDNSVMLVFGLVPSFVYFLGRYLMFAGIYSSGYHDDRRGRGNGMIFLLAGIALIIVSVIIQLAVLALSRLREYYADAHGAKVTSPSAMISALSSLDAFYKRYRGAMARVDASKLKMLFIYALANPAFGLEELLATHPPIEKRIEFLRAISRSYSYL; this is encoded by the coding sequence ATGCGGGAGAAGGTATCCCTTCTGCTAAGCTTGATCGCTGTAGCTGCGGTCATGGCTCTGGTAGTCCAGCTCGCCTCCCCCTACTTCATGCCCGGCTACACCGGCTTCGCTGCGTGGTGGCTGGTCGACATGGTCGCTTACGCTCTAGCCCTTACGGCGCTCTTCACGGCTTCCGGCGTTTTCGGGCGCTTCCTGACTTTCAGGCCGCCGAGCCTCGACGCCTTGAGGGCAGCTATGCTGGCTGCGAGCGCTGGAGTGGTCGGCGGAGTTCTCCTCGTCATCGCGGGACTCGCGTCCCTGCTGGGCACGGAGCTGACAACCCAGCTCGCGGTAGTAGCCCTCCTATTCGCCTTGATCCCGGCACTTTTCTCGTGGCTCCTTTCCCCGCTTCTCATCAACGTGATGTACGGCTGCAAGCACGACCCCGGGCTCCAGGAGCTTGTCAACCGTGTGGCTGCTAGGGCTGGGATGAAGCCTCCGAAAGCTATGATCGCGAGCGCTAGCGAGCCCAACGCCTTCGCCTACTCATCCCCCCTCTTCGGTAGGTACGTGGCCGTCACAAGGGGGATGCTGGAGATGGCAAGCAGGGAGGAGCTCGAAGCAGTCATCGGCCACGAGCTGGGGCACCACAAGCACAAGGACAACTCAGTCATGCTGGTCTTCGGCCTGGTACCCTCTTTCGTCTACTTCCTCGGCCGCTACCTGATGTTCGCGGGGATCTACTCGAGCGGTTACCACGATGACAGGAGGGGGAGAGGTAACGGGATGATCTTCCTGCTGGCCGGCATCGCTCTAATAATCGTCAGCGTGATCATCCAACTCGCGGTTCTCGCCCTTTCAAGGCTTCGCGAGTATTACGCTGACGCGCACGGCGCGAAAGTCACCTCCCCGAGCGCGATGATATCTGCTCTCTCCAGCCTTGATGCTTTCTACAAGAGGTACCGCGGCGCTATGGCCCGCGTCGACGCCAGCAAGCTCAAGATGCTCTTCATCTACGCTCTAGCTAACCCGGCTTTCGGCCTCGAAGAGCTCCTTGCCACCCACCCGCCGATCGAGAAGAGAATAGAGTTCCTCAGAGCGATCAGCCGCAGCTACTCTTACCTTTAA
- a CDS encoding winged helix-turn-helix domain-containing protein → MSARRSKFRILSDIMRVVEREGEANVSTLLLEANLSYARLSKYLEELVDKGFLLRIEDGREIKFKLTPKGESFLREVKRIEAIAEAFGVEL, encoded by the coding sequence TTGAGCGCAAGGAGGTCGAAGTTTAGAATACTTTCGGACATCATGCGGGTTGTTGAGCGGGAAGGTGAAGCTAATGTCTCGACCCTCCTCCTCGAGGCGAATCTCTCTTACGCGAGGCTATCTAAGTACCTGGAGGAGCTCGTCGACAAGGGCTTCCTCCTGAGAATCGAGGACGGGAGAGAGATTAAGTTCAAGCTTACGCCGAAAGGGGAGAGCTTCCTGAGAGAGGTCAAGCGCATAGAGGCGATAGCGGAAGCCTTCGGAGTCGAGCTTTAG
- a CDS encoding GNAT family N-acetyltransferase, whose protein sequence is MSCCRAALTLFKGFRSDPLANSLLRSPSCLYIFFELLVSLARLGALKLVCVEDSGAAASAALLAAGRAQLSGKPGVSAAARLLAFLAACLKLRGLLLLTGSAAWFPRYRRILRQVEKPCHLLFIASLLPGRGYGSRVLKTVEEECRRLGRQAVILEVDLENRALMFYARRGYAPLAVTRFAGRDFLLMVKEFQEELPERWRSR, encoded by the coding sequence GTGTCTTGCTGCAGGGCAGCTTTAACGCTGTTCAAGGGTTTTAGAAGCGATCCGCTAGCGAACAGCCTGCTCAGGAGCCCCTCCTGCCTCTACATCTTCTTCGAGCTTCTGGTCAGCCTAGCCCGTCTCGGCGCATTGAAGTTAGTCTGCGTGGAAGACAGCGGGGCAGCGGCCTCGGCAGCACTCCTGGCAGCCGGACGTGCGCAGCTTAGCGGTAAGCCGGGGGTTAGTGCGGCTGCGAGGCTGCTAGCTTTTCTCGCCGCGTGTTTGAAGCTTCGCGGGTTACTGCTGCTCACCGGGTCTGCGGCGTGGTTCCCGCGCTACAGGCGTATTCTCCGGCAGGTAGAGAAGCCGTGCCACCTGCTCTTCATCGCTTCTCTGCTGCCGGGGAGGGGCTACGGGTCGAGAGTGCTGAAGACCGTGGAAGAGGAGTGCCGCCGGCTCGGGAGGCAGGCTGTAATCCTAGAAGTCGACCTGGAGAACAGGGCGCTGATGTTCTACGCTAGGAGAGGTTACGCGCCGCTAGCGGTCACCAGGTTCGCAGGCCGGGACTTCCTCCTCATGGTGAAAGAGTTTCAGGAGGAGCTCCCGGAGCGCTGGCGGTCTCGCTGA
- a CDS encoding carbon-nitrogen hydrolase family protein: MLEIELFQVTAGSEKPANLRKVLQLIDGTEADLAVFPEYLMGVPPEGLTADYVRSVAEPLTGEFIGSIADKLREKGISAVIHAYLLEHGRVSNAAILIEKGSVRAVYRKIHLFDAFGYKESSMFAAGSELAVTKLGGFTAGLAVCFDLRFPELFRALALRGVDLFIIPSAWYRGPSKEEQWYALTRARAHENVAFLVAVNQTGSLFTGRSVLVNPMGHALVDLGEGERSIRVAVDPSEVREAREKVPVLNLLRRDLYREWLATP, encoded by the coding sequence GTGCTCGAAATCGAGCTCTTTCAGGTTACCGCCGGGTCGGAGAAGCCGGCGAACCTGAGGAAGGTTCTCCAGCTCATCGACGGGACGGAGGCGGACTTGGCAGTGTTCCCCGAGTACCTCATGGGCGTTCCCCCGGAGGGGCTGACAGCCGACTACGTTAGGTCGGTTGCAGAGCCTCTCACCGGCGAGTTTATCGGAAGCATCGCTGACAAGCTGCGCGAGAAAGGTATCTCAGCCGTCATCCACGCTTACCTCCTCGAGCATGGCAGAGTGAGCAATGCGGCGATTCTCATCGAGAAGGGTTCGGTGAGGGCGGTCTACCGGAAGATCCACCTGTTCGATGCCTTCGGCTACAAGGAGTCGAGCATGTTCGCAGCCGGGTCGGAGCTCGCGGTCACCAAGCTGGGAGGCTTCACCGCGGGGTTAGCGGTCTGCTTTGACCTCAGGTTCCCGGAGCTTTTCAGGGCTTTGGCCCTGCGGGGTGTAGACCTGTTCATAATTCCCTCCGCCTGGTACAGGGGGCCCAGCAAGGAGGAGCAGTGGTACGCGCTCACGAGAGCTAGGGCGCACGAGAATGTGGCCTTCCTCGTGGCGGTGAACCAGACAGGCTCTCTCTTCACGGGCCGGAGCGTTCTCGTCAACCCCATGGGTCACGCGCTCGTCGACCTGGGGGAGGGTGAGCGCAGCATTCGGGTCGCCGTGGACCCCTCCGAGGTGAGGGAGGCTCGCGAGAAAGTACCCGTGCTCAACCTCCTCAGAAGGGATCTGTACCGAGAGTGGCTAGCTACTCCCTGA
- a CDS encoding HAD family hydrolase, protein MSAVTFDVWSTLLDINGFYRAAARALAERVGGREEEALENLLRAYAAVKAARRKGLIDESNVVKSSTEIALRSLPGVTEQDLYWAFSRAVNTVDAGSIVLEGAEEALTSLRNAGYRLGVVSNVIYWPGYLTRTVLDKAGLSGYFRVQVYADEVRCLKPHPRIFAVALNLLGAESRESAHVGDSPFEDLAGALASEMAGVLVDRGSGEKVLLRKQRIAIVGTLKEVPEAVSLLLAPRLRE, encoded by the coding sequence GTGAGCGCGGTAACCTTCGACGTCTGGTCAACTTTGCTCGACATTAACGGTTTCTACCGCGCGGCTGCGAGAGCGCTTGCGGAGAGGGTGGGCGGCCGCGAGGAGGAAGCACTAGAGAACCTTCTCCGGGCTTACGCGGCCGTGAAAGCCGCACGCCGGAAGGGGCTAATCGACGAGAGCAACGTCGTTAAAAGTTCGACGGAGATCGCGCTGAGGAGCCTGCCCGGCGTCACCGAGCAGGATCTCTACTGGGCTTTCTCGCGGGCTGTGAACACCGTCGACGCGGGAAGCATCGTGCTCGAGGGGGCTGAAGAGGCCTTAACGTCGCTTAGAAATGCTGGCTACCGCCTGGGGGTTGTGAGCAACGTGATCTACTGGCCAGGCTACCTAACGCGGACAGTTCTCGACAAAGCAGGGCTTTCAGGCTACTTCAGGGTCCAGGTTTATGCGGACGAGGTGAGGTGCTTGAAACCGCACCCGAGGATCTTCGCAGTGGCTCTCAACCTGCTCGGCGCGGAAAGCAGAGAGTCTGCTCACGTGGGAGACAGCCCCTTCGAGGACTTAGCAGGCGCTCTAGCGTCGGAGATGGCAGGGGTGCTCGTCGACAGGGGGTCAGGGGAGAAAGTGCTGCTGAGAAAGCAGAGGATAGCAATCGTGGGGACGCTCAAGGAGGTACCCGAGGCGGTCTCGCTCCTCCTTGCGCCGAGGCTCAGGGAGTAG
- a CDS encoding NUDIX domain-containing protein, whose amino-acid sequence MSSREYPAHAVAAVAAVVLKDRKLLVIRRAHPPGEGLWAIPGGVIEAGERVLDAAKRELAEETGLTGEPDGILGLTQVIRRDESGAVRWHYLIVLVSFNPETLRGVLKPSGDAADAMWLPLEELLSRSDVAVTTRAVAELLARSGSKLSLSHVIG is encoded by the coding sequence GTGAGCTCGAGGGAGTATCCAGCACACGCTGTAGCAGCGGTAGCTGCAGTCGTGCTTAAGGATCGAAAGCTCCTAGTCATCAGGAGAGCGCACCCTCCCGGAGAGGGCTTGTGGGCTATCCCCGGAGGCGTTATCGAGGCCGGCGAGAGGGTTCTCGACGCGGCTAAAAGAGAGCTGGCCGAGGAGACGGGCTTGACCGGGGAGCCCGACGGGATCCTCGGGCTGACCCAGGTCATCAGGAGAGACGAGAGCGGAGCAGTCAGGTGGCACTACTTGATCGTGCTGGTGAGCTTTAACCCTGAAACGCTGAGAGGTGTGCTGAAGCCGAGCGGGGATGCTGCCGACGCCATGTGGCTCCCGCTGGAGGAGCTGCTTTCCCGGAGCGATGTGGCGGTAACGACGAGAGCCGTAGCCGAGCTGCTAGCCAGAAGTGGGAGCAAGCTGTCCTTATCGCACGTTATAGGCTGA
- a CDS encoding pyridoxal-phosphate dependent enzyme yields the protein MTERKCKLKCQACGSEYEIQEPVWRCGCGGVLDIVCGQQVFEPDPERRGVWRYHRSLPVDSGAFLSLGEGGTPVLEKEVRGLRVFFKLEYLNPTGSFKDRGSSVVVTHLKSLKVEKVVTDSSGNAGLSLAAYASAAGLSCRVYAPRSAPVGKKLLVRAYGAELVEVESREAAAQAAQSDRGGFYAGHLWSPFFLEGCKTLAFEVFEEIGDVDAVVLPVGSGSLLLGVWRGFQELAGSGVAGKPPRLYAVQAENNAPLFRELYGRDWVPESREVLADGIAVPAPPRLKQVASAIRESGGDVVIVRNSSIPGALKVFARMGFLVEPTSAVVLPALTELSEGGALDRGERVLVPLTGSGLKTLEKLSQLLSL from the coding sequence ATGACGGAACGGAAGTGCAAGCTGAAGTGCCAAGCCTGCGGATCCGAGTACGAGATCCAGGAGCCCGTCTGGAGGTGCGGCTGCGGCGGCGTGCTCGACATTGTTTGCGGGCAACAGGTGTTCGAGCCCGACCCCGAAAGAAGAGGAGTATGGCGGTACCACCGCTCGCTCCCCGTGGACTCTGGTGCCTTTCTCAGCTTAGGGGAGGGCGGGACGCCTGTACTCGAAAAAGAGGTTAGAGGTTTGAGAGTTTTCTTTAAGCTAGAGTACCTGAACCCCACAGGCTCGTTCAAGGACCGCGGGAGCAGCGTGGTGGTCACGCACCTGAAGAGCCTTAAAGTGGAGAAGGTGGTTACGGACTCGTCGGGTAACGCAGGGCTGAGCCTCGCGGCCTACGCTTCCGCGGCCGGCTTGAGCTGCAGGGTGTACGCTCCCCGCTCCGCTCCCGTCGGGAAAAAGCTGCTGGTCAGAGCTTACGGCGCCGAGCTCGTCGAAGTTGAGAGCCGCGAAGCTGCCGCGCAGGCTGCACAGAGCGACCGAGGTGGATTCTACGCGGGTCACCTCTGGAGCCCCTTCTTCCTCGAAGGTTGCAAAACCCTCGCCTTCGAGGTATTCGAAGAGATCGGTGACGTGGATGCCGTGGTCCTGCCGGTGGGCAGTGGAAGCCTTCTCCTCGGGGTGTGGAGAGGGTTCCAGGAGCTGGCGGGAAGCGGCGTTGCGGGAAAGCCCCCCAGGCTCTACGCCGTGCAGGCAGAGAACAACGCGCCCCTCTTCAGGGAGCTCTACGGGCGCGACTGGGTGCCCGAGTCCAGAGAGGTTCTAGCCGACGGTATCGCCGTACCGGCCCCGCCACGCTTAAAGCAGGTCGCGAGCGCCATCAGGGAGAGCGGCGGCGATGTGGTCATTGTGAGGAACTCGAGCATTCCAGGCGCCCTGAAGGTGTTCGCGAGGATGGGCTTTCTGGTCGAGCCAACCTCAGCCGTCGTCCTCCCAGCTCTCACGGAGCTCTCCGAGGGAGGGGCTCTAGATAGAGGGGAGAGGGTCCTCGTGCCTCTGACGGGCTCGGGCTTAAAGACTCTTGAGAAGCTTTCGCAGCTGCTCAGCCTATAA